A region from the Palaemon carinicauda isolate YSFRI2023 chromosome 9, ASM3689809v2, whole genome shotgun sequence genome encodes:
- the LOC137646994 gene encoding uncharacterized protein isoform X3 — MKLAVSVRSNLYFHITREDENSYHTTGEIHPRVVDQVMRKALYVDIFSPGVRPSCKEFLKGNCNLPTCRFRHLDRREYEDEIFRSLQEEFQVVFGPPEKTGILTQSENYNRNQYQSAAWYERPAYDTQDSLPPGDLRTTVLGHGGGFEPDHKRRRHYSDERSYQYPNAYPVNDLQRPWDDRADYDRRPLPNSNYPIEMERMMQEISGLRNDKIEITRSMDQQILALRDEIALMTRENETLHQDNVFLRNSINDIEISNKAAVDSLMMTNDNLVEDNRQLKIALQNAESEVADARKMLGKKVDDLQKEKKDLNLALGNSKDTEQKLKDELQKIKIEKESLQKIRDNLKAELERANHQLSINTTGQSMARKDQDYPREDLKDDIRQNESSGARRNFSGLRGVNKADKNSWSNNTTGNQQENRDRQMRPDWQDRSWSEAQKNNDRREDFATKNTGYNKREDPWKSGAAEKIGSTQSQSLLGEFPQPASLLGQYPPSVGKDVIQALSEFGTNKGQNSQPAKMVPNKVVGEQQGTLGIVQNQEVQRTDFGPVSGQNGQRPDYVANQGQSGQRLNYPPNQRSDYPLNQRSDYGGQRPDYGMGQRSDFRSNFGPDQRSDFGPNQGIGGRSDFGPNQNRGGPWASDVPHPKSQNDQSSDYGANRGQSGQWGDFGSSRTQGGQRGDMWNNRSEGQSRGNYWGSEKDSANNSYVGQARSRMGERDYGLSGYDNGIREGGFGSGADMRSNNSGSLRGNWLNDDDRLSAGRSRPGFNF; from the exons GAATTTTTAAAAGGCAATTGCAACCTGCCCACCTGTAGATTTCGCCACTTGGACCGCCGTGAATATGAAGACGAAATTTTCCGGTCATTGCAAGAGGAGTTCCAAGTAGTATTTGGCCCTCCAGAAAAAACAGGAATCTTGACCCAAAGTGAAAACTATAATCGTAATCAGTATCAGAGCGCAGCCTGGTATGAGAGACCTGCCTATGACACACAAGACAGTCTACCCCCAGGTGATTTGCGAACCACAGTTTTAGGACACGGCGGGGGCTTCGAGCCTGACCATAAACGCAGACGCCATTATTCTGACGAGAGGTCATATCAATATCCCAACGCTTATCCAGTGAATGATTTGCAAAGGCCATGGGATGATAGAGCTGATTATGATAGAAGGCCTTTACCTAATTCAAATTACCCTATAGAAATGGAGAGAATGATGCAGGAAATCAGTGGTCTTAGGAATGATAAGATTGAAATAACCAGAAGCATGGATCAGCAGATATTGGCTCTCAGAGATGAAATTGCTCTCATGACTCGTGAGAATGAAACTTTACACCAGGACAATGTTTTTCTTCGGAACTCAATTAATGATATAGAAATCTCAAACAAAGCTGCGGTTGACAGCTTGATGATGACCAATGATAATCTTGTAGAAGATAACAGGCAACTAAAAATAGCTCTGCAAAATGCTGAAAGTGAAGTTGCTGATGCAAGGAAGATGTTGGGAAAAAAGGTTGATGACTTACAAAAAGAGAAGAAGGATCTGAATCTTGCTCTGGGTAACTCTAAGGATACCGAACAGAAACTGAAAGATGAACTTCAGAAGATTAAAATTGAGAAAGAATCTCTTCAAAAAATAAGGGACAATTTAAAAGCTGAACTAGAGAGGGCTAATCATCAGCTGTCAATAAATACG actggCCAAAGTATGGCCAGAAAAGATCAAGATTATCCAAGAGAGGATCTCAAAGATGACATCCGTCAAAATGAGAGCAGTGGTGCAAGGAGAAATTTTTCTGGTTTAAGGGGTGTGAACAAGGCAGACAAAAATTCCTGGTCAAATAACACCACAGGAAACCAACAAGAAAACAGGGATAGACAAATGAGGCCTGATTGGCAAGACAGATCTTGGTCAGAAGCACAGAAAAACAATGATCGAAGAGAGGACTTTGCTACAAAGAATACAGGTTATAATAAACGAGAAGATCCATGGAAGTCTGGAGCAGCTGAGAAAATTGGCTCCACACAATCACAAAGCCTCCTTGGTGAATTTCCCCAACCTGCAAGTCTTCTTGGTCAGTATCCTCCATCAGTTGGAAAAGATGTTATCCAAGCTCTTTCAGAATTTGGTACAAACAAAGGTCAAAATAGTCAACCAGCAAAGATGGTTCCAAACAAAGTAGTAGGTGAACAGCAAGGCACCCTGGGGATAGTCCAAAATCAGGAAGTACAAAGAACAGATTTTGGACCAGTCTCTGGACAGAATGGACAGCGGCCAGATTATGTTGCTAATCAAGGCCAATCAGGACAGCGTTTAAATTATCCCCCAAACCAGCGATCAGATTATCCCTTAAATCAACGGTCTGATTATGGAGGGCAACGACCTGATTATGGAATGGGCCAACGTTCTGACTTTAGGTCAAACTTTGGCCCAGACCAAAGATCAGATTTTGGACCCAATCAAGGTATTGGAGGGCGATCTGATTTTGGTCCAAATCAAAATCGAGGTGGACCTTGGGCCTCAGATGTTCCACATCCAAAAAGCCAGAATGATCAGAGTTCTGATTATGGAGCTAACAGAGGTCAGAGTGGACAGTGGGGAGACTTTGGATCTAGTAGGACCCAGGGTGGGCAAAGGGGTGATATGTGGAATAATCGTTCAGAGGGTCAGTCAAGAGGCAATTATTGGGGTTCTGAAAAGGATTCTGCAAATAATTCATACGTTGGACAAGCAAGGTCACGCATGGGAGAAAGAGATTATGGTCTGTCAGGTTATGATAATGGGATAAGGGAAGGTGGCTTTGGTAGTGGAGCTGACATGCGCAGTAACAATAGTGGTTCACTTCGAGGTAATTGGCTAAATGATGATGACAGATTAAGTGCAGGAAGATCACGTCCTGGTTTCAACTTCTAA